GGTTCCCATGGCCGTGGAAGAACCCAGCGTGCTGGCCGCCGTCAGCTATGCTGCCAACCTGATCCGCCAGGGCGGCGGCTTCCATACCACGGCCACGGAATCCATCATGATCGGCCAGATTCAGGTACTGGACGTACCCGACCTGGAAGCCGCCCGCCGCCGTATTCTGGCGCAAAAAGAAGCCCTGATGGCGTGCGCCAACGAGAGCAGCGAAAGCATCGTCCGCCGCGGCGGCGGCGCGCGAGACGTGGAAGTGCACCTTTTCCCACAAACGCCCGTCGGACCCATGCTGGTGGTACACCTCCTCTACGACACCCTGGACGCCATGGGCGCGAACGCTATCAACACCGCCGTGGAGACATTGGCCCCGCTGGTGGCCGACCTCAGCGGCGGGCGCACCCATTTACGCATCCTCTCCAACCTGACGGATCGGCGGCTGGCAACCGCCCGCTGCCTCATTCCCGCCGACGCCCTCACAACCAAAGATGGGCAGGATGGCTCCATCGTCGCCCGCCTGGTGGAAGAGGCCAACGCCTTCGCTATTGTTGACCCCTACCGCGCCACCACCCACAACAAAGGTATCATGAACGGCATTGACGCCGTGTGCATTGCCACGGGCAACGACTGGCGCGCCATAGAGGCCGGCGCGCACGCCTACGCCGCCCGCAACGGTCAATATCGCGCTCTTACGGATTGGCACGCCACCGAGGATGGCGACCTCTATGGCGAAATGACGATTCCGCTGGCTGTGGGCATTGTCGGCGGGGCCACAAAGGTCCACCCAACGGCCCAGGTGGCCATGAAGATTCTGAACGTGGCCTCCGCCGCCGAACTGGCGCAGGTGATGGCCTGCGTCGGGCTGGCGCAAAACCTGGCGGCTATCCGCGCTCTGGCGACCACGGGCATCCAACACGGCCACATGCGGCTGCACGCGCGGCAGGTGGCGCTGGCGGTGGGCGCGCCTGGTGAACTGGTAATGCCCATCGCGGAACGATTGGTGCGCGAGGGAAATATCCGTGCGCGGCGGGCGAAAGAAATTTTGCATGAAATGGTTGCCACCTCGGCTAATGGCGTGAAGGCCTTGGCGTAACAGGAAAATACAATGAGTGACTTAGATAAAGGTTTGATGAAGACGGATAAGCCGGTGGGGATTGTGGGGTATGGTGCGTATGTGCCGCGTTTCCGGTTGCCGGCATCTGAAGTGAGCAAGATGTGGACAGGCGGCACGGGCGGCGTTCCCATCAAGGAAAAAGCCGTCAACGGCCTGGATGAAGATGTCGTCAGCATGTCCATCGAAGCGGCGCGCAACGCCCTCAACCGGGCGCAAATTGATCCGCAGCTCATCCGCGCCGTCTGGGTCGGCAGCGAGAGCCACCCCTACGCCGTCAAACCGACCAGCACTATCGTCGCCGAGGCGATTGGGGCCGTGCCCCACACGCAGGCGGCGGATTGGGAATTTGCCTGCAAAGCGGGCACGGAAGCGATGCAGGCCGCCATCGGTTTCGTTGGCTCCGGCATGGCTCGCTACGCCCTGAGCATTGGCATGGACACCGCGCAGGGTCGCCCCGGAGACGCGCTGGAGTATACGGCGGCGGCGGGCGGCGCGGCCATGCTCATTGGACCCGCCGATGAAGCGGCGGCCATCATTGAAGGCTCCTACTCCTTCGTCACGGATACCCCGGACTTCTGGCGGCGGGCGCACGCCAACTATCCTTCCCACGGCGACCGCTTCACGGGCGAACCCGCTTACTTCAAGCACATTATGGGCGCGGCGGAAGCGCTGCTGGAGGGCCTGGAGCGCAAGTCCGACGATTACCAGTGGGCCGTTTTCCATCAGCCAAACGCCAAATTCCCGGAGCGCGTGGCGGAGATGCTTGGCTTTAGCCAAGAACAAATCAAGCCTGGCCTGCTCAGCCCGCGCATCGGCAATACCTATGCCGGTTCCGCCGTTATCGGTCTCACGGCTACCCTGGACGTGGCCCAGCCGGGCGACCTGATCTTGATGGTCAGCTATGGTTCCGGGGCCGGCTCCGATGCCTTTTCCTTCCGCGTCACGGACCGCATCCTGGAGATGCGCGACCGTGCCCCCAAGACGGAAGATTACATTGCCCGCCGCCAGATCATTGATTACGCTACCTACACGCGCTATCGTGACAAGCTAAAAATGGCGTAGAGCCGTTTCCCCGACGCAGCGCACCACATCGGACCAACCGCCAACTATCAACCATCAACTGACGAACCACTATGAGCAACGTATCCATTATCGGTATTGGACAAACAGACGTGCGCGAGCATTGGGACACGTCGCTGCGCCATCTGGCGTGGTATGCGATTGAGGCGGCGCTGGATGATGCGGCGACGACGGATATTGACGCGATTTATGTGGGCAATATGCTGTCGGGCAGCCTGAGTGGGCAGGAGCATTTGGGGGCGTTGATTGCGGATTTTGCCGGCATGCGCGGGCGCGAAGCCATCACCATAGAAGCAGCGGACGCCTCCGGCGCGGCGGCATTGCGCCAGGCCGTCCTGGCCGTGGAAAGCGGCCTCATCCGCACCGCTCTTGTCGTCGGCGTGGAAAAAATGACCGACCAGACGGGCAGCGCCGTGGGCAAAGCCCTGGCAACCACCCTGGACCAGGATTACGAAGCTACCCAGGGAGCCACCCCCGCCGCCCTCGCCGCCCTCATGATGCGCCGCTACATGCACACCTATGGCGTGGATGTGGCCGATTTTGCCGGTTTCAGCGTCAACGCGCACAGGAATGGAGCGAGCAACCCGCGCGCCCTCTTCCGAAACCAGCTTGAGGCGGAGCGATTCGCCTCCGGGCCATTGGTGGCCTCGCCTGTGACCCTCTTTGACCAGGCACCCCTGGCGGACGGAGCCGCCGCCGTCATTCTAACCAACCAGGAGCGGGCGATGGATATGGTCCCGCAACCTGTGAAAATTGCCGGCAGCGCCCTCGCCACCGACACCCTCGCCCTCCACGACCGCCGCGACATCCTCTGGCTCTCCGCCGCGCAGCGCAGCGCCGAAAAAGCATTGGCCAAAGCCAACCTGACCCCCGCCGATGTAGACTTCTTTGAACTGCACGACGCCTACACCATCCTCTCCGTCCTTGCCCTGGAATCATGCGGATTCGCCTCGCGCGGCCAGGGCTGGCAGTTGGCCCGCGACGGCCAGATCGCCCGCGATGGCGTGCTGCCCATCAGCACCTTTGGTGGCCTGAAGGCGCGTGGTCATGCCGGCGGGGCCACCGGCGTCTACCAGGCGGTAGAAGCGGCCCTGCAACTGCGCGGGCAGGCAGGCGATTGCCAGGTTCCCCACGCCCGTGTTGGCCTGACGCAAAACCTGGGCGGCAGCGGCGCCACTGCCGTCACCCACGTCTTCACCATTGACTGACACACTGCTTCCCCCATTCCCCTGTCTCATTCCCAAAATGGCCGATCGCCGCGCAAATCATCTTCTCTGATAGTTTTTGAGAGTCTTTTTGCGGTGATGAAAGTTTCTGAAAGGATGGATGTGCATAATACAACCATGTAGGATGCAGCAGAACATCATCTGATTCTGGTCATCAGTAGATTCAGGAGTAATCAAACAATGGAAGTTTCACGTCATTGGCGTCTAAAAACACAACGATACAGCCTGGTGGGCGAAGTCTGCCCTAGCTGTGGGGTCAAGCTCTTCCCCCCGCGCGATGTTTGCCTGGAATGCGAAGCGCCCGCCAAAGAGCTGTTTACCTTTACGGGTCTCGGCGAGGTCTTCTCTTACACGACCATTTACGATGCTCCCGCGGGCTTTGAGCGCTACGCCCCCTACACAGTTGCCCTGGTGAAACTGGCGGAAGGGCCGCTGGTGACGGCGCAATTGACGGATATTGCCCCAGAGGATGTGCAGATGGGCATGCCCGTGGAAATGGTGACGCGCAAACTGACCGAAGATGGCCCCGAAGGAATGATTGTTTACGGTTATAAATTCCGCCCCACCGGCCTCATGGCCTGACGAAACACCTCCTTACCTGTGTTTGATGAAGGCTGGCCCCGCATAGGGTCAGCCTTTTTTGTTTCCTCCGCTGAGCCAATTCTCAACAATAGAAAACAGAGTGCCGACAACGGGTAATATCTCCGTAATTTTCCCTTAAGCCGACTGCAAGGTGTCTTGGGCAGACTACTGCTATCAAACAAAGCAGTCTGTATGCGCGCAGACGCACCATTGGTGCGGCGCGCCTCCCAAGCAAGGAGAATTATCATGTTTGTTGTGCCTCAGCCTCTTTATGATACCTGGTCTGCATACGCGCCTCAAACGCCGCGCCAACGCCTGCCGTTGCGCCCGAATACATCCCCCCATCGCTTAACCTTCGTAAAAAATGCCATCAACGGCCTGTCTCCGATTGATCAGGTGCTGTTTGAGCGTTTTGGGCAGGGAGCGATTGTGCCCCTGCCGTATGATTGCATCCATCATGCCTTCGAGGCCCACGCCGGCGCGGACCCGCACGCCGTGGCCGTGCAGCACCTGGAGGAAACCATCACCTATGGGGAGTTGGACCGCCAGGCGAACCGGTTGGCGGCGCGGCTGGCGCAGCTTGGCGTGCGTCCGGGGGACAATGTGGCCCTGTTCTTGCAGCGTTCTCTCCCCATGGTGGTGGGCATCATGGCGACCTTGAAGGCGGGCGCGGCTTATGCGCCGCAGCATGTGGGCGTGGCGCCGGAGTCGCATCTTAGCTATGTGTTGGCGACGGCGGGGATCAAGGTGATTCTGACGCTTTCCCATTTGCGCCATCTGATTCCGGTGCCGGAGGGGTGTGTTTGCCTGGCGGTAGATGAGATGATGCAAGAGCCGTTTGTGGATGATCGGGCGTATGTGGCTCCATTTGTGCCGGCATTTCCTCCCAGCCGCGACCATACGTGTTTCATCATCTTCACGTCAGGGACAACGGGAATGCCGAATGGCGTGCGGGTGACACATGGAAATGCCGGCAACATCCTCCTCACCGCACCGGGAAACCTGGGCATGCGTCCCGGCGTCAAAGTAGGACAAATCCTGAGCATCGCCTTCGACATGGCCGCCTGGGAAATCCTCGGCAGCCTTTCCAACGGCGCCACCCTCATCATTCGCGGCCAAGACTTCATGGAAACAGCCCGGCAAGTAGACGTAATTATCTCCACCCCCTCCATCCTCAGCACCTTCGACGCCGACCAATGCACCAACGTCAAAGTCGTAGCCGTAGCCGGCGAACCGTGCCCGCGTCCGCTGGCCGACAAATGGACCTCGTTCTGCACCTTCTACAACGCCTGCGGTCCCACGGAAACAACCATCGTGAACACCATGCAGGATTATCAACCATGGAACGAGCGGCTGACGATCGGCAAACCCACCCCGAACAATACCGTCTACATCCTCGACGAAAACATGAAACCTTGCCCCATCGGCGAAGTGGGCGAGATGTGGGCGGGCGGCGCGTGCGTCTCCGCCGGCTACATCGGCAACGAGGAATTGACCCGCGCGCGATACCGGCCAGACCCGTTTCTCGGCGACGGTCACGTCATGTTCCGCACGCGCGACCTGGGCCGCTGGACGCCCGATGGAGAACTGGAACACCTGGGGCGCACGGATGATCAGGTGAAAATTCGCGGTTTTCGCGTAGAACTGGATTCCGTGTCCGCTGCCCTCGAATCCGTCCCCTCCTGCAAGCGGGCGGCGACGCTGAAACTGGACAACCGCAACCTGGTAGGGTTCGTATCTCCGCGCACGGTGGACGTGGAGGCCGCGCGCCAGGCGGTGGCCGCTACACTGCCTTACTACTGCACGCCCAAATTTGTGCTGGCGCTGGATGAACTCCCCCTCACCAGCCGGGGCAAAATTGACAAGCGGGCACTGATGCGGTTGGCCGCCGCGTATGATGAAGCGATGCAAGAACAAGAAGAATGGCTGGAGGTGACGCCATGCTAAAAACGGCAACGAATG
The Ardenticatenales bacterium genome window above contains:
- a CDS encoding hydroxymethylglutaryl-CoA reductase, degradative — its product is MKEIIVTVKKSSRLSGFYKLSLEQRVNIVADWAGLSDADKTVLLEQGLTNEQASHMIENTIGMHALPLGVAVNFRINGRDYLVPMAVEEPSVLAAVSYAANLIRQGGGFHTTATESIMIGQIQVLDVPDLEAARRRILAQKEALMACANESSESIVRRGGGARDVEVHLFPQTPVGPMLVVHLLYDTLDAMGANAINTAVETLAPLVADLSGGRTHLRILSNLTDRRLATARCLIPADALTTKDGQDGSIVARLVEEANAFAIVDPYRATTHNKGIMNGIDAVCIATGNDWRAIEAGAHAYAARNGQYRALTDWHATEDGDLYGEMTIPLAVGIVGGATKVHPTAQVAMKILNVASAAELAQVMACVGLAQNLAAIRALATTGIQHGHMRLHARQVALAVGAPGELVMPIAERLVREGNIRARRAKEILHEMVATSANGVKALA
- a CDS encoding hydroxymethylglutaryl-CoA synthase; this encodes MSDLDKGLMKTDKPVGIVGYGAYVPRFRLPASEVSKMWTGGTGGVPIKEKAVNGLDEDVVSMSIEAARNALNRAQIDPQLIRAVWVGSESHPYAVKPTSTIVAEAIGAVPHTQAADWEFACKAGTEAMQAAIGFVGSGMARYALSIGMDTAQGRPGDALEYTAAAGGAAMLIGPADEAAAIIEGSYSFVTDTPDFWRRAHANYPSHGDRFTGEPAYFKHIMGAAEALLEGLERKSDDYQWAVFHQPNAKFPERVAEMLGFSQEQIKPGLLSPRIGNTYAGSAVIGLTATLDVAQPGDLILMVSYGSGAGSDAFSFRVTDRILEMRDRAPKTEDYIARRQIIDYATYTRYRDKLKMA
- a CDS encoding thiolase domain-containing protein, with the translated sequence MSNVSIIGIGQTDVREHWDTSLRHLAWYAIEAALDDAATTDIDAIYVGNMLSGSLSGQEHLGALIADFAGMRGREAITIEAADASGAAALRQAVLAVESGLIRTALVVGVEKMTDQTGSAVGKALATTLDQDYEATQGATPAALAALMMRRYMHTYGVDVADFAGFSVNAHRNGASNPRALFRNQLEAERFASGPLVASPVTLFDQAPLADGAAAVILTNQERAMDMVPQPVKIAGSALATDTLALHDRRDILWLSAAQRSAEKALAKANLTPADVDFFELHDAYTILSVLALESCGFASRGQGWQLARDGQIARDGVLPISTFGGLKARGHAGGATGVYQAVEAALQLRGQAGDCQVPHARVGLTQNLGGSGATAVTHVFTID
- a CDS encoding Zn-ribbon domain-containing OB-fold protein, whose translation is MEVSRHWRLKTQRYSLVGEVCPSCGVKLFPPRDVCLECEAPAKELFTFTGLGEVFSYTTIYDAPAGFERYAPYTVALVKLAEGPLVTAQLTDIAPEDVQMGMPVEMVTRKLTEDGPEGMIVYGYKFRPTGLMA
- a CDS encoding amino acid adenylation domain-containing protein, with translation MFVVPQPLYDTWSAYAPQTPRQRLPLRPNTSPHRLTFVKNAINGLSPIDQVLFERFGQGAIVPLPYDCIHHAFEAHAGADPHAVAVQHLEETITYGELDRQANRLAARLAQLGVRPGDNVALFLQRSLPMVVGIMATLKAGAAYAPQHVGVAPESHLSYVLATAGIKVILTLSHLRHLIPVPEGCVCLAVDEMMQEPFVDDRAYVAPFVPAFPPSRDHTCFIIFTSGTTGMPNGVRVTHGNAGNILLTAPGNLGMRPGVKVGQILSIAFDMAAWEILGSLSNGATLIIRGQDFMETARQVDVIISTPSILSTFDADQCTNVKVVAVAGEPCPRPLADKWTSFCTFYNACGPTETTIVNTMQDYQPWNERLTIGKPTPNNTVYILDENMKPCPIGEVGEMWAGGACVSAGYIGNEELTRARYRPDPFLGDGHVMFRTRDLGRWTPDGELEHLGRTDDQVKIRGFRVELDSVSAALESVPSCKRAATLKLDNRNLVGFVSPRTVDVEAARQAVAATLPYYCTPKFVLALDELPLTSRGKIDKRALMRLAAAYDEAMQEQEEWLEVTPC